One genomic segment of Rhodohalobacter mucosus includes these proteins:
- a CDS encoding Brp/Blh family beta-carotene 15,15'-dioxygenase — MRHQSSILNILTIAVSLGFIAAALFLPGSSGNLALWAVLASVFLIGIPHGAIDHVMAAELYGLNQSWVEHLKFYASYLLIMLAVGLLWFLAPVAGMALFLVISIYHFGQADMEEFSAERSGRMAWYLARGCMIIGLIIFSDPAATYPIMAEAMSVDLEQFSALMPDPQLAVAGIIGAYLLIVAAGVFAGKFDNPLQLAGDSILLILVLMITGPLIGFALYFALWHSAGHINEMRDFFKSRGKNLTVPGFYKKALPFTAVSIAGLGFLAGINHAFGLDEQFLSLMFILISVLTLPHMVIVDRMYKEG, encoded by the coding sequence ATGCGGCATCAATCGAGCATACTGAACATTCTCACTATCGCGGTTTCACTGGGATTTATCGCGGCGGCTCTATTTCTCCCCGGTTCATCCGGCAATCTTGCCCTTTGGGCCGTTCTGGCTTCGGTTTTTCTGATCGGCATCCCCCACGGAGCAATTGATCATGTGATGGCTGCAGAGCTGTACGGACTCAACCAGTCGTGGGTGGAACATCTGAAATTTTATGCAAGTTACCTGCTTATTATGCTTGCGGTGGGCCTTCTCTGGTTTTTGGCGCCGGTTGCAGGGATGGCTCTTTTCCTTGTGATCTCCATCTATCATTTCGGGCAGGCTGACATGGAGGAGTTTTCCGCTGAACGCTCCGGACGAATGGCGTGGTACCTGGCAAGAGGCTGTATGATAATCGGCCTGATCATTTTTTCGGATCCGGCCGCGACCTACCCGATCATGGCGGAAGCGATGTCTGTTGATTTGGAGCAATTTTCCGCGCTGATGCCGGATCCGCAGCTTGCCGTTGCCGGAATTATCGGAGCCTATCTTCTGATCGTGGCTGCAGGAGTGTTCGCGGGTAAATTTGACAATCCCCTCCAGCTGGCGGGCGACAGCATCCTGCTGATTCTCGTTCTTATGATTACGGGACCGCTGATTGGTTTTGCCCTCTACTTTGCACTGTGGCATTCGGCGGGCCATATCAATGAGATGCGCGATTTTTTCAAATCCCGCGGGAAAAACCTGACGGTTCCGGGCTTCTATAAAAAAGCTCTGCCCTTTACAGCGGTGTCCATTGCAGGCCTTGGTTTTCTGGCAGGCATTAATCACGCTTTCGGGCTTGATGAGCAGTTTTTATCACTCATGTTTATCCTGATATCCGTACTCACCCTTCCGCATATGGTGATTGTTGACAGGATGTACAAAGAAGGCTGA
- a CDS encoding lycopene cyclase family protein, translated as MQKTADYDIIIAGAGAAGLSLLWHLLNSRSEQIRNTSILVADLSLTPSNDKTWCFWDTESMPFSDLVHHTWNRLEVKAHGQLFSGELKHHKYHCMRSVDYAERILNLAGARNNVTLLETGIKGFSSKNEGALMETEKGTYSATWIFQSALKPPGFDRARVDISLMQHFLGWEIETNTPLFDPEKATLMDFDIDQDNGVAFMYLLPFTEKKVLIEHTLFSPSLLTDEQYERGIRTYLKNVYHLQEDDYTIRRKEKGVIPMEDRRYSTEWCDRVFNTGTVGGLTKPSTGYTFTRIHRQSADILEALEKNQKPVLDQASGYRFRVYDMMLLHILETHPGISVKIFRELFKRNTFDRILQFLEEKTSLHQEVAIFASLPYMPFFRAIWNTKQRILTGA; from the coding sequence ATGCAAAAAACTGCGGACTACGATATCATTATTGCAGGTGCAGGTGCTGCAGGACTCAGCCTGCTTTGGCATCTGCTTAATTCCCGCAGTGAACAGATCCGCAACACCTCCATTCTGGTTGCCGACCTATCCCTTACACCGTCGAATGATAAAACCTGGTGTTTTTGGGATACCGAATCCATGCCCTTTTCCGATCTTGTACACCACACATGGAACCGGCTTGAAGTTAAGGCACACGGTCAGCTCTTTTCCGGTGAGCTGAAACATCACAAATACCACTGCATGCGAAGCGTTGATTACGCAGAGAGAATTTTAAATCTTGCCGGGGCCCGCAACAATGTCACGCTTCTGGAAACGGGTATTAAAGGCTTCAGCAGCAAGAACGAAGGTGCCCTGATGGAAACCGAAAAAGGTACCTACTCGGCAACGTGGATATTTCAGAGTGCGCTGAAGCCTCCCGGATTCGACCGGGCAAGGGTGGATATCTCTCTCATGCAGCATTTTCTGGGTTGGGAAATAGAAACCAATACCCCCCTGTTCGACCCCGAAAAGGCCACCCTGATGGATTTTGATATCGACCAGGACAACGGTGTGGCTTTCATGTATTTGCTTCCGTTTACGGAAAAGAAGGTCCTGATTGAACATACGCTGTTCAGTCCGTCCCTGCTTACAGATGAACAGTATGAGAGAGGCATACGGACGTACCTGAAAAATGTATATCACCTTCAGGAAGACGATTACACCATCAGGCGCAAGGAGAAAGGCGTAATCCCGATGGAAGACCGCCGGTATTCAACTGAATGGTGCGACAGGGTTTTCAATACAGGTACGGTTGGCGGACTTACAAAGCCTTCCACAGGGTACACCTTTACACGTATACACCGTCAATCCGCAGACATCCTGGAGGCACTTGAGAAGAACCAAAAGCCCGTCCTTGACCAGGCGTCCGGGTACCGGTTCAGGGTATATGACATGATGCTCTTGCATATTCTGGAGACGCATCCCGGCATCAGTGTCAAAATATTCCGTGAATTATTCAAAAGGAATACGTTCGACCGTATTCTTCAGTTTCTTGAAGAAAAGACTTCCCTCCACCAGGAAGTGGCGATATTTGCCTCACTGCCCTACATGCCCTTTTTCCGGGCGATATGGAACACGAAACAGAGAATTTTAACCGGAGCCTGA
- a CDS encoding glycosyltransferase family 2 protein, with amino-acid sequence MKPRFSIIIVTWNALDHLRHFLPSVAATSYPDFEIVIADNASTDESSEWIRENIPGIKIATLDQNYGYCGGNNRAVKYADGDILIFLNNDVRVEPDWLHPLARTFNDKSIGVAQPKMLSATEPDKFEYAGAAGGMIDKLGYPFCKGRIFDVVEKDTGQYDEPDEIFWASGAAFAVRKDLFLELGGFDEDFEFHMEEIDFCWRAHKMGNRVMSQPESVVYHLGGGSLPMGSPRKVYYNYRNSLIMLTKNLDSFMVPKILFRLILDGLAGIRSLFLGRPAETWAIIRAHFAYYARLGKTLKKRKHQLYSEYHPTPQHLVYQKLIVVQALLFGKKTYPELDK; translated from the coding sequence TTGAAACCACGCTTCAGTATCATCATCGTAACCTGGAATGCCCTTGACCATCTGAGGCACTTTCTGCCCTCTGTTGCGGCTACTTCATATCCTGATTTTGAGATTGTTATTGCCGACAATGCATCCACAGATGAAAGCTCGGAGTGGATAAGAGAAAATATTCCCGGTATCAAGATCGCCACTCTCGACCAAAATTACGGTTACTGCGGCGGCAACAACCGTGCGGTAAAGTATGCCGATGGCGACATCCTGATCTTTTTAAACAATGACGTCCGGGTTGAACCCGATTGGCTCCATCCGCTCGCCCGCACCTTCAATGATAAATCCATTGGAGTTGCACAGCCAAAAATGCTGTCAGCCACTGAGCCTGACAAATTTGAATATGCTGGCGCAGCCGGTGGCATGATCGATAAGCTGGGATACCCGTTTTGCAAGGGACGGATTTTTGATGTCGTGGAAAAAGACACCGGTCAGTATGATGAGCCTGATGAAATATTCTGGGCATCGGGCGCAGCATTTGCCGTACGAAAAGATCTCTTTCTTGAGCTGGGTGGATTTGATGAAGATTTTGAGTTTCATATGGAGGAGATCGATTTCTGCTGGCGGGCTCATAAAATGGGCAATCGGGTCATGTCACAGCCTGAAAGCGTTGTATATCACCTTGGCGGGGGGTCTCTGCCGATGGGTTCACCGCGGAAAGTGTACTATAATTACCGCAACAGCCTGATCATGCTTACAAAAAACCTTGATAGCTTTATGGTGCCAAAAATTCTTTTCAGGCTGATACTGGACGGCCTGGCGGGTATCCGGTCACTATTTTTGGGGAGACCGGCTGAAACATGGGCCATAATCCGGGCGCACTTTGCATATTATGCGCGCTTGGGCAAAACGCTCAAGAAGAGAAAGCATCAGCTCTACAGTGAGTACCACCCAACACCACAGCACCTGGTGTATCAAAAACTGATTGTCGTACAGGCACTTCTTTTTGGCAAAAAGACCTATCCGGAACTGGATAAATGA
- a CDS encoding metallophosphoesterase family protein, which translates to MIKIGLISDTHNYFDPQIREYFSDRDEIWHAGDFGTIEIAEQLADIAPVIGVYGNIDGQDIRKRYPLNQRFEREGVDVWMTHIGGVPGRYCLPIKEEIENNPPDLFICGHSHILKIARDQSLDKMLYMNPGAAGKQGFQVYRTMVRFTIDKGKVLDVEVINLGKIGQEA; encoded by the coding sequence ATGATTAAAATCGGACTCATATCCGACACCCATAACTATTTCGACCCCCAAATCAGGGAATACTTTTCAGACAGGGATGAAATCTGGCATGCCGGTGATTTCGGAACGATCGAAATAGCAGAACAACTGGCTGACATAGCTCCCGTTATTGGTGTGTATGGTAATATTGACGGGCAGGATATCCGAAAACGTTACCCGCTTAATCAGCGCTTTGAACGGGAAGGCGTTGATGTATGGATGACTCACATCGGAGGGGTGCCCGGACGCTACTGCCTTCCCATCAAGGAAGAGATTGAAAACAACCCGCCCGATCTTTTTATTTGCGGCCATTCCCATATACTCAAAATTGCAAGAGATCAGTCACTTGATAAAATGCTCTATATGAATCCGGGCGCTGCCGGAAAACAGGGCTTCCAGGTGTACCGTACCATGGTCAGGTTTACCATCGATAAGGGTAAAGTGCTGGATGTGGAAGTGATCAACCTTGGCAAAATAGGCCAGGAAGCTTAA
- a CDS encoding phytoene desaturase family protein, with translation MSERAIVIGAGIGGLAAASLLASRGYSVDVYEKNGTPGGKMQQVHARGYRFDTGPSLFTMPFLLERLFSDCGRSMSDYLEIVEPEPLCRYFYKDGVRFDSYSDRKKAVSEIRTFAPGDTDAYVKFLDRAEEIYTKTSGAFIFNPLFELSDLKSLNLADFLNIDAFSTVSNVVDTYFDSPHLRQFFKRFATYNGSSPFRAPATLNVIPHVELNQGGYYVNGGLYQIAESMEKLAADLGVRFHYNKNVNRILAGSSGAEGVETEDGTVHKAEVVIANSDATDTILNLLPANAVSSLKRARQKKIEPSCSGFVLLLGCNRSWPELVHHNIFFSEDYRHEFEQIFGEKKMPGDPTIYIANTSHTNPEHAPDSGSNLFILVNAPYLHDSQNWDEITPAYADFLIDELESRGLNGLRNSVEFKETINPNDFFERYRSNRGSIYGTASNTRFSAFLRPRNKLRGIDRLYLVGGSTHPGGGIPLVIQSAFNAMELLDRE, from the coding sequence ATGTCTGAGCGTGCAATTGTTATCGGAGCGGGTATCGGCGGGCTTGCTGCAGCATCTCTGCTGGCATCCCGGGGATACAGTGTGGATGTTTATGAAAAAAACGGCACTCCGGGAGGTAAAATGCAGCAGGTGCATGCGAGAGGGTACCGCTTTGACACGGGGCCGAGCCTGTTTACGATGCCGTTTTTGCTTGAAAGGCTTTTCAGCGATTGCGGTCGTTCGATGAGTGATTATCTGGAGATTGTTGAACCTGAGCCTCTGTGCCGTTACTTCTATAAAGATGGTGTTCGTTTCGACAGTTACTCCGATCGTAAAAAGGCTGTTTCTGAGATCAGGACATTTGCCCCGGGAGATACGGACGCTTATGTGAAGTTTTTGGATCGGGCAGAAGAAATCTACACCAAAACCTCCGGTGCTTTCATCTTCAACCCCTTGTTTGAGCTGAGCGATCTGAAAAGCCTGAATCTGGCCGATTTTCTGAATATTGATGCGTTTTCGACCGTATCGAATGTTGTGGATACCTATTTCGACTCCCCTCACCTGAGGCAATTTTTCAAGCGGTTTGCAACCTACAATGGATCCTCCCCTTTCCGCGCTCCCGCTACGCTCAATGTTATTCCGCACGTGGAGCTAAACCAGGGAGGCTATTACGTAAACGGAGGCCTCTACCAGATTGCAGAATCTATGGAAAAGCTCGCCGCGGATTTGGGTGTGCGTTTTCATTACAACAAAAACGTTAATCGTATTCTTGCCGGATCATCCGGAGCAGAGGGTGTTGAAACGGAAGATGGTACCGTTCACAAGGCCGAAGTTGTGATCGCCAACAGCGATGCGACCGACACCATTCTGAACTTGCTGCCCGCAAATGCGGTGTCCTCTCTGAAAAGGGCCAGGCAGAAAAAAATAGAACCGTCCTGTTCAGGATTTGTACTGCTGCTCGGATGCAACAGATCATGGCCGGAGCTTGTGCACCACAACATCTTTTTTTCGGAAGACTACAGGCATGAATTTGAGCAGATATTCGGTGAGAAGAAAATGCCGGGCGACCCGACCATCTATATTGCTAATACTTCTCATACCAATCCTGAGCATGCACCCGACAGTGGATCGAATCTCTTTATCCTGGTAAATGCACCCTATCTGCATGATTCACAGAATTGGGACGAAATTACCCCGGCGTATGCCGATTTTTTGATTGATGAGCTGGAATCACGCGGACTGAACGGCCTGCGCAACTCGGTTGAGTTCAAGGAAACCATCAATCCTAATGATTTTTTCGAACGATACCGGTCGAACCGGGGGAGCATCTACGGCACGGCATCCAACACCCGTTTTTCGGCATTTCTAAGGCCCCGGAACAAACTGAGGGGTATCGACCGGCTCTATCTGGTGGGCGGAAGCACACATCCCGGCGGAGGCATTCCACTCGTGATTCAGTCGGCTTTCAACGCCATGGAGCTGCTTGATAGGGAATAA